In Miniphocaeibacter halophilus, the following proteins share a genomic window:
- the rplL gene encoding 50S ribosomal protein L7/L12 yields the protein MSVEQILEAIENMSVLELNELVKAAEEKFGVSASAPVVMGGPVAAGGEAAAAEEKSEFDVVLEAAGAEKIKVIKAVKDITGLGLKDAKALVDGAPKTIKEGVAKAEAEEMKTKLEEVGATIELK from the coding sequence AGCTATTGAGAACATGAGTGTTCTTGAATTAAATGAATTAGTAAAAGCAGCAGAAGAAAAATTTGGTGTATCAGCATCAGCACCAGTAGTAATGGGTGGACCAGTTGCAGCAGGTGGAGAAGCAGCAGCAGCTGAAGAAAAATCTGAATTTGATGTTGTATTAGAAGCAGCAGGAGCTGAAAAAATTAAAGTTATAAAAGCAGTTAAAGATATAACTGGTTTAGGATTAAAAGATGCTAAAGCATTAGTAGATGGAGCACCTAAAACAATTAAAGAAGGTGTAGCTAAAGCAGAAGCTGAAGAAATGAAAACTAAATTAGAAGAAGTTGGAGCTACAATAGAATTAAAATA